Below is a window of Podospora pseudocomata strain CBS 415.72m chromosome 1 map unlocalized CBS415.72m_1.2, whole genome shotgun sequence DNA.
GAGTGGGAGGTACAAGGTTCTCAACATGACTGTAACGAGCCACGCACCCAAGAAAAGCAAAGGATGGACGACAGTTATGCTCACCGAAGTCCCTGCTGAAGCCACCGAAGACGATGTTACGAAGTCCATCCCGGCAAACATGTCGCCTAGAAACGTGGAGACTGGAACCCCGAGCTTTAGATACAATGCCGATGTGGCGAATGCTTTTGTCAAGTCGAAGTTGATGGAGGTTGGACCACTTGAATGGTGGGAGGACGCCGTGTTTGGTGGAAAGCGTGCGAAGGTGAAGGCTCGCTTCCAGGACGACGGCGATGCTGCCAAAGCGGCCTCGATGCTGAACGGATGGGAGCTTCCATTCCacaagaagggcaagctCACCGTCCAGGCTATCTATTCAGCACGATTCAAGGTCCAAGAACGCATATATCAAGCCatcaaacccatcatcaaggaaCAGAGCCCTATGTGGCAAGCAAAAAAGGTGTATCTGGCTGCCTATGAGCCTGCCAAGTTCTCTTCTTCACGCGCCTTGAAGTTTGAAGGTGAAGATAACAAGGCAGTTGCGGAAGCAAAGCGTACCTTGGAGCAGATATTGGAAGGACGTCTTGCCACCGACAAAGGCAAACCAATCTGGTCCCCTGCTTTCACCGTCAACGGCGAGGTCTTTCAGAAAATAAAGGAGCTTGAGCAGCTTTTCGGCATCGTAGTCATTCGCAACAAGAAACTATTGCGGGTATATCTCTTCGGGTCGGAAGACAAATGCAAAGAAGCCGAACCAGAACTTGCAGAAATCGCCCAGCAGGACTCGTCAaccgccaacatcatcaagctggACGCAAGCCAGTTTGCCTGGGCTTTACGAGGTGGTTTCAAGTCCATCGCCGAGATTCTCGGCCGCAAGGCCACCTTGAATGTTGTCTCAGAGCCCAAGCAGATCGTAGTGACGGGATCAACAGAAGACATCAAGCTCGCCATGGACATGGTCAAAGCGCAGGATGAATTCACCGAGAGTAGCACCGCCAAACCATCCATGACTGAAGACTGCTCGATCTGCTGGATGGAACCCGAAAATccgctcaccaccccctgcaACCACACCTACTGCACTGACTGCTTCGAATCCCTCTGCACCTCTGCGACCTCTTGCAACAAAACCAACTTCATCCTTCAATGCGAAGGAAGCTCGTCCAAATGCCAGCAACCCCTTTCCCTCAACTTTCTCCAAGACCATCTATCATCCCAGCTATTCGAAGACATGCTCCAAGCGTCCTTCCAGTCTTACGTCTCGCACCGGCCCGACGCCCTCCGCCACTGCCCAACCCCGGACTGCCGACAAATCTACCGCGCCGCCACTGGCACCTTTACCTGTCCCAACTGCCTCACCCCAGTATGTACCACCTGTTTTGAATCACACCAGGGCATGACTTGTGCCGATCACAAGTTTGTTTCGTCTGGCGGGGACATAGCCCTGAAGGAAGCCAAGCAGCGCTTGGGGATCAAGGATTGTCCCAAGTGCAAGACTGCCATGGAAAAGACGGACGGGTGCGACCACATGACTTGTGGCGGCTGCGGTGCTCATATTTGCTGGAACTGTTTGAAGACGTTTGGGACGGGGGCTGACTGCTACGCGCATATGAATCGGGCGCATGGTGGCATCGGGATTGATGTCAGGTTTTGAGTTGTATCCACGTTCAAGATACGACATATGGATGCTGGCCGTATCAACATGCTTCTCATTATTACCGGCCATTCTCCTTTGTATCAGTCGACCTCTTAATTGCtactggttgttgttgctttgaGGCATCGGTCTTGAATTAACCCCCATTGGGAGTGCAAAGCTCGATCATTTGATAGTTAATATATTCAGAAGGTACAGACCCCCAAACTCTCCATGGTCCCAAAAGAATATCCGGTCTGTAGACTGTCGCAAGAGCTCTTAACGCTTATTCCTCACCGCCATCTTATCCCTCGGCAGCAATTTGGGCTCATATTCCCTCAAGAGTTCAAGGCGAGCCATCGCTGCGGCACTCCTCTTTTTCAGGTCCTCGTATAGGATGCCTTCAACAGATGGCTGCAGCACTCTGAAATCACTCAGAGACTGCACCCGGCCGTGTCTTGGCTCAAAGTTGGCTAGGAACGGATTCCGCAGTGGCGCCCTATCTTGATACTTCCTGCACTTTTCTCTCTGACTTTCGAGCTTGACATTTGTCTCCAGCTTCTTTCTCCACACGACAGTTTTGGTGTGGGCAAAATCTCCCTCGTCGGGGCAGTACCGTCCGAGTACCTCCAGAAGCATGAGACCAAAGGCGTAGACGTCGGTGGCTTTGTCATGATGCCATCCCGTGTTGCCTCGGGCCCGAGGCAAACGAGGGTGCCTCCGACATCTCTGATGTTCGTCACAGATGTAGCAAGACCAGAGTCGGAGATGACAAAGGTAGGCGGAGATCCAGTTGCCGTGGATTTCTTGTAGAGAATGTTGTCTGGCTTGAGGTCGCGGTGCATGATTCCCTTATCGTGCATGAAAGCCAAACCAGACAGAACCTGATCGATGAAGCGCCTCAGCCATGAGAGTTGCTGGGACGGAACTTGCCTCCACACTGGTGTGTTGGAAGAAGCTTCGTCAAGCTGCCATCATAAAGGGGGAGAAAGATCTGGACTGCCATGCCCTCGATCCATCCCTGGTGATGCTCTAATTGGACATTGTTGGGCTGCAGACACTCCATGTTAGCGTACCTGGTGGGTTGCATTGCCGAGAGGAGTCACAAGCGTGCAAGCCTACGTGGCGGAGTCTGGCAAGCTGTTCAACCTCCACTTGAGGTTCTTTTATTCGTTCTCTTCTTGCATTCCTTCACAGCATACAGGATGCCCGAAGCAAGATCCACGGCCATGGAGACTTcagcaaaaccaccctcgccaagaaCCTTGTACGTGTGAATCTGGCGCAGTGGCTTCTTGTCCAGGTCGACGGGGACAACCGGCGCATTGGGGCTCGGTCTTGATCATCGTAGGATTTAGAGTTCGCTGGGTCTCGAAATGggttcctccccccttcctatGTGCCTCTGAAACCGTAGCAAGGGACTTTCTGGCTGCATCAACGTTCTTCAGGACATTGTCACTCCATACAAACTTGAAAGATATCAGCGATGTAAGCCATATGATGATCGGTAGGCTCCCCTCCATTGGTATAACATTCGACGACGAGGGTCGCCTTGTAAGCGGTATTTGTCGATTGTGTTTCCGCGGGTATCCGTACACCTGAGGCAGGTGTGACAACCTGTAGTTGCATCTTGTAGCATCAGCTCTCCCGATGGGTGAAGCTGAAAAGAGCATTGCTGGTCGGGCAGCCCACGAAGGTAGAGCACAATGTCACTCAGCTGCTTTAGTCTGCCGATGGACAAGATACGTCCAGCAAAGTTGGACTTGCTCCCAGCCTTGACCTGCAGGCTGACGATGCCCTTGTATTGACCTTGGTAGGATGGGGTTTCTTCGACAATCTTTCGGGACTCGGCGTCTTGCGGTACGAGATAGAACAGGGCCTCGTTGGCATTTCTAACCGAGGTTTGGCCATGTCGTGAAGCTAAAGTTTGCAGGGGAGGCCCCAAGGGTAGAGATGGTATGAAGTAGTGTGGTG
It encodes the following:
- a CDS encoding uncharacterized protein (EggNog:ENOG503GHS9; COG:S) produces the protein MHRDLKPDNILYKKSTATGSPPTFVISDSGLATSVTNIRDVGGTLVCLGPEATRDGIMTKPPTSTPLVSCFWRKKLETNVKLESQREKCRKYQDRAPLRNPFLANFEPRHGRVQSLSDFRVLQPSVEGILYEDLKKRSAAAMARLELLREYEPKLLPRDKMAVRNKR
- a CDS encoding uncharacterized protein (COG:O; EggNog:ENOG503NTYY); translation: MPRQTTQLPLRPAGPQAAKKPCVFFTQGRCRNGSTCSFFHDPVFVKVACAGSTSTADQDDKAPTSKITCHFYLKGACLKGDTCSFAHPESHRPPPVVDTKESLTDDTVGPEKDEPEDRPDDWMRQLGGAVIQFGHGAAVLKASLQSDFSAVRISQLPETSTLGQIFQALRQLGFAVSPDEIRFVPSPDPTHRIADVRVEDPAFARRLMSAVEDCQRSLGNDIKVIQINAPMPGGSGMHRVECKKVLCSWYRPFKTVWLNFTSHGLAETIHQKYTSGRYKVLNMTVTSHAPKKSKGWTTVMLTEVPAEATEDDVTKSIPANMSPRNVETGTPSFRYNADVANAFVKSKLMEVGPLEWWEDAVFGGKRAKVKARFQDDGDAAKAASMLNGWELPFHKKGKLTVQAIYSARFKVQERIYQAIKPIIKEQSPMWQAKKVYLAAYEPAKFSSSRALKFEGEDNKAVAEAKRTLEQILEGRLATDKGKPIWSPAFTVNGEVFQKIKELEQLFGIVVIRNKKLLRVYLFGSEDKCKEAEPELAEIAQQDSSTANIIKLDASQFAWALRGGFKSIAEILGRKATLNVVSEPKQIVVTGSTEDIKLAMDMVKAQDEFTESSTAKPSMTEDCSICWMEPENPLTTPCNHTYCTDCFESLCTSATSCNKTNFILQCEGSSSKCQQPLSLNFLQDHLSSQLFEDMLQASFQSYVSHRPDALRHCPTPDCRQIYRAATGTFTCPNCLTPVCTTCFESHQGMTCADHKFVSSGGDIALKEAKQRLGIKDCPKCKTAMEKTDGCDHMTCGGCGAHICWNCLKTFGTGADCYAHMNRAHGGIGIDVRF
- a CDS encoding uncharacterized protein (EggNog:ENOG503PSRJ; COG:T), translated to MAKPRNANEALFYLVPQDAESRKIVEETPSYQGQYKGIVSLQVKAGSKSNFAGRILSIGRLKQLSDIVLYLRGLPDQQCSFQLHPSGELMLQDATTGCHTCLRCTDTRGNTIDKYRLQGDPRRRMLYQWRGAYRSSYGLHR